Proteins encoded together in one Misgurnus anguillicaudatus unplaced genomic scaffold, ASM2758022v2 HiC_scaffold_34, whole genome shotgun sequence window:
- the LOC141363381 gene encoding probable peptidyl-tRNA hydrolase: protein MMSNATVQVKVWAVLTQSFKLPMAFVRWMITKLVNPLLMSIPSSRKMAGEVIVGKNRRKMVVGLGNPGMHGSRHSVGMAVLTKLAEHLGVSDSWRSDRHVSGEVIVTEHQSINLVLLRPKLLMNVNGVSVAKAASKFSIQPENILLIHDELDKPLGKFGIKHGGSARGHNGVRSCVDCLQTDVTPRLRIGIGRPTGKTSVDRHVLGRFSQEEQKVLDSVMQKSLDVLLTFIRDSQPQSSPAEGSKASRKRKERTLSSQQDTTTEQNQN, encoded by the exons ATGATGAGTAACGCAACAGTTCAAGTCAAAGTCTGGGCTGTTTTAACTCAATCCTTTAAATTGCCAATGGCTTTCGTAAGGTGGATGATAACAAAACTTGTAAACCCACTGTTGATGAGCATTCCTTCGTCTCGGAAAATGGCTGGGGAAGTAATAGTTGGCAAGAATAGAAGGAAAATG GTTGTAGGACTGGGAAACCCAGGCATGCATGGCTCTCGACATAGTGTCGGTATGGCTGTGCTCACAAAACTAGCTGAACATCTGGGAGTATCGGACAGCTGGAGATCAGACAGACATGTGTCAGGAGAGGTCATTGTAACCGAACATCAAAGCATTAATTTGGTTCTTCTTCGGCCCAAGTTGCTTATGAACGTCAATGGCGTTAGCGTGGCGAAAGCAG caaGCAAATTTTCAATTCAACCCGAAAATATACTCTTGATTCATGATGAGCTTGACAAACCGCTAGGGAAGTTTGGCATTAAACATGGTGGAAGTGCAAG GGGTCACAATGGTGTGAGGTCATGTGTAGACTGTCTTCAAACTGAT GTGACGCCGCGGTTGCGCATCGGAATCGGACGACCCACGGGTAAAACGTCTGTCGACCGTCACGTTTTGGGACGTTTTTCACAAGAGGAGCAGAAAGTCCTGGACTCAGTCATGCAGAAGAGTTTGGATGTTCTTCTGACGTTTATCAGAGACTCGCAACCCCAAAGTTCTCCAGCAGAGGGAAGCAAAGCTTCACGCAAGAGAAAAGAAAGGACACTTTCATCACAACAGGACACCACAACAGAACAAAATCAAAACTGA